gaaTCAATTAATACCACTGGTCACTTTCTTCTATTTTCATATGACGAAGAAAAGCAcattaaatatacttcaatttcatatttacacaccaCGTTAAGTGCAAATGAAACGTCAACAGAAACATAACTAAACCTAAGGCCTTAAGGAAGCGTCACGAAAACGTGAGGGTGATCTAGCGTGCCATATACCATTTTGTCCATAAACCAGTGATCCTTAACGTTTACTCCGTACCTAGCCATTTGCTACAATATTGCTTACCTGTTAATAGGTATCTCAAGGTTTGGGTGCATTTGTATGATAGAAAATCAATGCCATCTGGCAAACATGTCACTATACTCATCTCTGAATGTTATCTTACCTAAACTCTAAACGCGTGAGGTACTCTGTTAACTTTGTTATGTTAtactaagaaaatattattttttcacaatttttgatcacacattttaaaaaaatttccattaaCACACCATAATATTCATTTCGAAAGTAAACTTAAGTGATTTTCGagtgtatactttttttaaaaaaaactgtcgactataaaaatttatctgtggggttttcaaaaaaaaaattcaaataataacagCAAAAGAGTTTGGATTCAGTAAAGGAACATGTTCACGAGCTGTCcatgaatttaatgataaaagtaattacattacatagattatatttttgattaatagactaaaaaattaattttaattttatttgaaattagttcataaatagataataatattatctaacaaaaagtatgatacatttaaaaagttttcttgaaatattaaacaattaattaaaaaaatatatatatatatactagctgacccgacacggcgttgcccgtgtgttactttctttttttgcattttcgtatACCGtgtgagtttttaatttaatcgtattgatagtgttaatattgttacagcaactatttataaacaaaaattccaTCCTAAATTTTAGCTGTCCCACCCGGCGTTGCCCGCGCAAAAGTCACCTCAGGTGAAAaccgagattttttttatattatattaataataataatagctgacCCGGCAGACTTCGTATTGCTTACTTCATGTTTTGCACTttgttgcccgttaaaaatgccaattccTTATGACTCAGACTTTGTTCAatacgttatttaatattcgatgGATGATGTTCTagatttatcttaagttttctgttgcccggaataaaaattctgattcgcagcagtatattatcaggtaGGCAATCTACCTGCGGTAGATCGCGGACCTAGTGGTATTTGTACGTAAGTGTATGATTTAACTCTAATAAGGTATCAAAGTTATACTAAGTTTGACATAATACGGtagatttatataatcaattaatacataatcctAACCTaggttttgattctcaaaaatcttgaaTAACCCGGCTTTGcccttgtacatttttttgtgttacctactattacttttattttatcagtttttatatttattacagtctGCTTTTAGATGTTATGTTGATCCTTGGTTGcccatgtattgtaatattgtaatttgtcggcaaaaaatacttaacattatggtgttataaaaaccaaaaaaaaaaatatatttatattgaaatattttattcatctcaATAACTCtttataaacagtatttttggTACTGCCTTTTGGGGCTAAAATAACCAAACTACTGGCAGAGCTTACTCTAGAACATGTGATATAGAACTGTCCATGTGAAAAACATTCTTCTCTCAAGTCAATCCCTGTCATGCTCAATGATTGTCCTTGAgacttattaatagttataacaaaGCAAACTTTGAGAGGGAATTGTATTCCTTTTAATTCAAAGGGATAATCAgttggaatttttttaattctcgggattaaaactatatctcCTCTAGCGCTTCCAGTGATAACTATAGCGTTTATTACATTAGAGCATTAACTTGCAATCTTGGTTACTTTCTGAtccatatttttcatacagtTCATCATTGAGGTACACCTCAATAAATACCAACAATAATTGTCCTGCTGCCACCAGCTCACATTCGACAaccatattaattagtttttattaatttgtaagaatttaaacaattttagataagaattaaaaataaccgtACATAAACTGGGGTGCGCATATGAAGacgcattaataattaatattcgaaaaaaataagtaaaacaccTTGTCCTCGTGTATGCGTAAATGCGTAGAGTATTTTACGACTTCATgttatcatgtttttatacataataattagctgtaataataaagtgataaatgtgttaacacataaattaagttgttatagcaaccatttataaacaaaaattaaaaacaaaatttccatcgtaaatctcaaaatccccGTTTTAGCAACCCtttaaaatgcgaattttgaaaaatcctttcttagtGCGCCTATACGTTGCTTAAGGAACCTCTGTACAAAATTTGAAGTCCCTATACCCAGCGGTTTGGTCTGGGCGTTGATGAGTGAATCGGGGCGGtctcctatatgtatatagattataggtgaATATCCAGCTTCCAGTAAAATATGTGATTCTCTGCAGGAAAAATCAACTTTCTAAATCTAAATCTAATACGTTAGTACAATGAATTTTTCgcttcttaaattttaaatataaaaagtgtaGTTTTGGTCAGAAATTTTTAATGGAGAAAAACGATATGGTGTCACTTTggaataaagttttaaagaaaatgtgTACTTaacgttttattgttttagtaatGACACCAGATCGGTAATTTATTAAGATGAGACTTGGATGAACTAGAACCATtcgaaaaactatattttgcaAAATGATAAGAGGTTTACAGTGCCAACTGGTAAAGGAGGTCGTCCAATTGCATGTCATGTTATATGCTAGAGCATCtaaatttggttttatttcttgctctaaattaatatttaaaagaaaaaaaccggTCAAGTGAGAGTCGGACACGCGCACGAAGGTTCCGtagggaaaaaataatacaaaataaaatacaaatacaaattattattgttattattttaactaatgtcAACCAaaattagtgttattattgtaactaatAGCAACcgaataactaaaatttccatcgtaaatctcaaaatgcCTGTTAGAGCACCTTCCCGGGGTTAGGCCTAAcacttttttgtattttttgtaatagcgGCAACAGAAATACATCATCTGTGAATATTTCAACTGTCCAACTTTCAAGGTTAATGAAATATAGCCTAGTGAGTGGTGCAGATGGACGGACAGCGGAGCCAAGGTAATAGGATTCCGTTTTACGGTATGGAACCCGAAAAATAACAGTGATTATCATTCACAAATGAAcagtgaaatatttcaaaattagtttgaaaatatgCTACAACTTTTAGAAGAATCATGTGTAATTGTTATGGAAAATATCCTTATCATTGAGTCATGGTCAAAAATATACCAAAGTCGAACATAAGAAATTTGATGTTCAAAAATGTCTGAAAGATAAAGGTGTTAACTTTTCTAAAGTAGAAACTTGAGCTGAACTCAAAGAAAGGATGAAAATTGCAAAACCACGGGAGAAAGGCTATAATTTAGatgaattaacttataaaataggtCACGAAAAGGTCAGAGTTCCACCTTATTACTgccaatactataatattgaattgatTTGGACACAAGTGAAAGTAGGTGAGCTGTCTtccaaaaatatcactttCAAAATTATCGATGTTGAAAAACTTATGAACGAAGCCACAGATACAGTCACTCAAAATAACCGGCAAAAATGTGTACCTAATTACATGCAGAGAAGCTTCAAGATATCGACTATGAAAAATGaggtattatagaattattgacattttatgcCTTTGCTTTGGCATACAAAATCGAAAATCGTTACGGAAAGGCGTTACGGTTACCGTGGTTACCCCTGGTAACGGTTTACAAAGATTTATAATGTGGTACTTTATTGCAGACTCGTATGCAATATGTTTACTTCTGCCGTTAACCCACGCTTGCTTGAATTTCTTCACGTTGACATTCAAAGCACTGGGCAGAAATCACATCGCGTCAACAtccatttttttgttataatatatcatataggtacctacctatataaaatataaatataataaattattattttttatttaggtgtACTTGAGTTAGTAGGTAGTAGTATATTTAAGCTTTTATTAACAGTTAATACTCGTaccttatacttattttatgtagATATTACTAAATCCACtgttgtacattatacatgtgtcaatgaataaaaaaacatataaatatcatacaataaatatgcattttatttaaatcaataaatttgtacaatatggctacataccatattataatatttttttttctatactcattattacttttattgtttatattatattatttttattattacttaataaattattgtttttattaggtatgaacgatgatttttttttataaaataccattaatTACATGAATACAATGTTCAATGTAAATTTAGGAGTTAccaaattaagtttaaattttagtgaGAAACAGTTTATCAATCATCCACTGGAAATTGCCACATTATAGCGCTCTGTGGTTACCTGCACGTTTTCGTGACGCGTAGAGGTGCACCTCTATAGTAGTCCAAACTAGCCTTCGCCATGGCTGACTAAATATCTTGCGAAGTTatcaaaattttgttatttcagTAAATTTAAACCTGAAAtcaccattttttaaattctacacATTTCAACaatgtaaaatagaaaattttgtaaattcttgaataatttttacttattctggataatatttacaatcggTTATTCATGCGTAGTATGcacagtaataattttttacataaaaaaaaacaaaatataaatgttactaTTAAtcttatgatgataataaaacaaaattaaaaaaatacaaaagaatAGTAGTTTACTTAAATGATTATAGTTTAAGCTATCATAACTatcatttatctatttttcaatagtttacaagaaaaaaaattaatatttaaaaataattaatttcatacatattttaattttagatcatGAACTAGTGTAT
The DNA window shown above is from Aphis gossypii isolate Hap1 chromosome 2, ASM2018417v2, whole genome shotgun sequence and carries:
- the LOC126549554 gene encoding uncharacterized protein LOC126549554, with the translated sequence MVVECELVAAGQLLLVFIEVYLNDELYEKYGSEIITGSARGDIVLIPRIKKIPTDYPFELKGIQFPLKVCFVITINKSQGQSLSMTGIDLREECFSHGQFYITCSRVSSASSLVILAPKGSTKNTVYKELLR